AAAACCATTAAAGGTATGATTGCTCATATTTCTTTCCCTTTAAGTGCAGATGTTATGTTTTGTGAAAATCCTTCTAAAGCTTTAGAGCAAATAACAATATTTAAGAAACCTCCTAAAGCAACTAAGAAAACAATAATTTCTGCACCACTGACAAAACCGTTTATAGGAGCAATAAACAAATCAAATATTCCTAAAGCAACAATATCGTGTGATTTGTTTTTGTCGTCAACAACACTAACACCGCTTCATTTTAGAATTCAACTTATGAAAATAATAAAAGCAATAATTAGTAAAAGAATAGTGAAAGCAGAAAGCATTTTAAATTGTTTTTTTTCTTGTTCATTAGGAATGCTTTTATTTTTTCTAAAAGGATTTCTTATTTTAAAATCGTTTTTCATTTTTTTCCTTTCTTTTTAGTAAGCAAAAAGATTATATAAAAAAATGAGCATTAAAGCGCTCATTAATCATTCATTGTGTTATTTTTTATTAAAAATTCTTTGTTTTAAAGTTTTAATATCTGCAATAATACTTAAATTGTCTTCAACTTTTACATCTGGATTGATTTCACCATCTCAACCATCTACGTAAGGATCTTTTTTAAATTTATATTCCTGAATTAAGAAAACAAAAATATTGATTGTTAAAGAAATTACTAAAATAATTAAAAATCACATTCCTGAACTTGTTAATTCTCAATTTCCATCAGCAATATTTTTAGGTTCTCATATAAAAGCAAAGATTCCAAAGAAAATAAATATTGTCATAAAGAACGAAGAAATAATTCCACAAATCATAAATAGCTTTGTTTGCTCAACTTTAACTTTTTTGGTAAATCTGTTAACAACTCCAGCAATCATAACAGCTAATACCATTATGAATACAAGTGCACTTGTTCCTGAAGAAAATCAGTTAATGTAATCTGCAGGTTTGTTTAGTAGTGCTTCTATTGAATCAACTTTTCCAACCCCAGCAGTTGAAGATAATCCATCTCAACCGTCTCTTGTTGTACATATACCGATAGTTATTAAGAAAGTATAAGCAACCATGAAAATAAACAATTGAATAACTCCTGCTTCTTTGTATGACATACTTCTTTTTTTTGTATAAATAGTTTTGTTGTTAGCATCAGAAGCTAAATCAACAATAGCAATATCAACAAATATGCTTGAACCTAATAGACAAATAGTCATTAAAATTAAGTTTGAAATAATTCTGGCAGCATTATTATCTTTTCCACCCAACATTTTTTCAAATAGCTTAACAATTGAACCGTCTGGTGAACCCATAAATAATGAAAGTGCCATTAATACATAAAATATTGCAACAAATATCATTCCAGCAAATAATGCTTTTGGAACAACATCTTTGTGTGTAGCTGTTTTCTGCGCATTAGCAATATAAACATATCCATCAAATGCAAATAATATACCACCAAATCCACCTAAGAAAAGTAAAGGAGATCAACCATATTTATTATGATCTGTAGGTCACATTGCGCTTGTTCCACCAGTTTTATCAATTAAAATAAAACCTGCAATAAATGCTATTAGTAGAGGTAAAAATTTTATTAAAATCCCAATTATTTGTATTCTTCTATTAATGAATCTTTTATAAATAGATAAAATCGTACAAGTTATAAATATACTAAATCCAACTAATAAATAAATAATTAATTGTTGATAAGGTGTAATTGGAGCACCAATTGCTAAAAGCAGATAGTTAACAGCACCAGCCACAAATACGCTTTGTGTACTAGGAATATAAACTCATCCATACATAATTGAAAAAAATGATGCTGTTTTTCTATTGATAAATATTTTTGCTCAATTACCTAATGTACCATTTCCAAAATGTTTTGTTGAAGAAGAAATCTCAATAAAAACAATCATTGACATAATACATATAACTCCAACAAATGATCAAAGAATTAAAGCAATAATTGGGTTGTTTGTTTGATCTAATAATTCACTGTTTTTCATATATATACCAGAACCAATTACAGTTCCAATAACCATTACAAAAAGAGTTAAAAATTCAAACGTTTTAGTTTTAGTTTTTTTAATGTTCATTTTTTAACCTTTCTACTTGATTATGTGTTTAAAAATAATTGTAAAGGAAAAAATCAAAAAGTGAAAAACAAAATAAAAAACGCAGTTAAGCGATTTTTATTTTATGAATTCTTGATTCCCAAAGTATGGCTTAAGTACTGTCGGAATAATTAATTTTTCACCGTCTCAATAATTCTCTAAAATTGCTGCAATTAATCTATCAATAGCAACTCCAGAACCGTTTAATGTATGAACTAATTTTACTTCCCCATTCGCGTCGCGATATCTTGTTTGCATATTTCTAGCTTGGAAATCTGTACAGTTTGAACAACTTGAAATTTCACGATATTTATTTTGCTCAGGAAATCAAACTTCTAAATCATAAGTTTTTGTTGAACTAAACCCAACATCTCCTGTACATAATTCAACTACACGGTATGGTAAATTAAATAATTGAAGAACAGCCTCTGCATCTTTAACCATTGCTTGTAACTCAATTTCACTTGATTCTTGATCAGTTAATTTAACTAATTCAACCTTATTAAATTGGTGTAGTCTAATTAAACCTTTTGTATCTCTACCAGCACTACCTGCTTCTTGTCTGAAACATTGAGAATATGTTGTATAGTGAATTGGCAATTGATTTGCATCTAAGATTTGACCAGCATGTAAATTAGTTAACGGAACTTCTCCTGTAGGAATTAAGTATTGATCATTTGTTGTAATATATGCGTCTTCTTTAAATTTTGGTAATTGTCCTGTTCCATACATAGCTTGCGGATTAACAAGAAGTGGAACTGTAATTTCTTTATAACCCTTGCTTGTGTGTAAGTCTAAAAGAATGTTTGCTAAACTTCTAACTAATTTAGCACCTAAACCAGTATAAACAACAAATCTTGAACCGCTTAGTTTAGGTCCTGCTTCAAAATCAACTAATTTTAGTTTATCTGCAATATCTCAGTGAGCTGTATCATGGTTTTTAACAAATTCATTTCCTCAAACTCTAACTTCAATATTATCATTGTCGTCATTACCAACAGGCATATCATCATTAGGGATGTTAGGAATGTTTTGTAATTTAATTGTTAACTCTTCTTGAACTTCTTTTAATTTTTCATCAAGTGTATCAATTTTTGTATTAATAGATGCTACATCATTTTTAATTTTGTTAGCTTCTTCAACGTGCTTGTTTCTCATTAATTCACCAACTTGTTTTGATAAATTATTTTTATTTGCTTTTAAATTTTCTACTTCTTTTAAAATTGATTTTCTTTGAATATTTAATTCAACAGCTTCATCAAGAATTAATGTGTACTCACCGCTTCTTTTATTTAGTTGTTCTTTAACTTTAACTAAATTACTTTCAATAAAATTTATGTCTAACATTTTTCCTCCAAGTTCACTTAAGTGATTACTATATAAAATTATAATACAAATTCATATATAAAAAATCTATTCTTGTCGCAGAGAAAACATAATTGTTTATTTATTAAAGAAATAAGGTAAAATTTAAAAATGTATAGGAGATAACAAAATGGATTTACAAATAAGAGCAATAAGCCATAAACATAATGCAAAAATAGCAATAGTTGATATTAGTGAAAGTATGAGAGAAATTTGTAATTTACAACAAACAAACCCTTTTATAAGTATTGCTTTATCAAAATTTACTGTTGGTAATACATTGATTTCATTAGATAATAAAGAACTTGCAAAAATTAATTCTAATTACATTTCAAATAATGGAGCAGTTAAAAAAATGATTGCAGAATTTCAAAACAACAAAGTTAGAGCATATGCTCAAGTTAAAGATTTTGAAATCGAAGAATATATACCACGATTAAGTAATAACCCTGTTTTTGCAACAGTAGGAACACAAGGACAGCTTTTAAATAGTAGAGACATGGGTTTAAAAGAACCTTATGTTTCAACAATCAACACAGATTCACCTAATATGGATCATATTTGAATGGATTTTTTAAGAGATAGTAACCAAGTTGGTTCACTTTTAACAAGTGACGTAAAATTAGATGATGATTTGAAAGTGCAAAAAGTTGTTGGAATATTAATTCAATTACTACCTGAACACACTCAAGAAGATATAGAATTATTGGAATCAAAGTTAGGAAATACTAAATTTATCTGTGAAATTTTAATGAAATCAACCAATTACTATGAGGTAATAAAAGAAATTTTTGAAGACGCTATAATTTTAGAAAGCAAAGAAATCATTTTTGAATGTACATGCAACGATAAAAAAATACTTGACTCAGTTAAATTATTAGGAAAAAACGATATTGAAGAATTAATTAATAATGAAGAAGACGTTCAAG
This is a stretch of genomic DNA from Mesoplasma coleopterae. It encodes these proteins:
- a CDS encoding APC family permease produces the protein MNIKKTKTKTFEFLTLFVMVIGTVIGSGIYMKNSELLDQTNNPIIALILWSFVGVICIMSMIVFIEISSSTKHFGNGTLGNWAKIFINRKTASFFSIMYGWVYIPSTQSVFVAGAVNYLLLAIGAPITPYQQLIIYLLVGFSIFITCTILSIYKRFINRRIQIIGILIKFLPLLIAFIAGFILIDKTGGTSAMWPTDHNKYGWSPLLFLGGFGGILFAFDGYVYIANAQKTATHKDVVPKALFAGMIFVAIFYVLMALSLFMGSPDGSIVKLFEKMLGGKDNNAARIISNLILMTICLLGSSIFVDIAIVDLASDANNKTIYTKKRSMSYKEAGVIQLFIFMVAYTFLITIGICTTRDGWDGLSSTAGVGKVDSIEALLNKPADYINWFSSGTSALVFIMVLAVMIAGVVNRFTKKVKVEQTKLFMICGIISSFFMTIFIFFGIFAFIWEPKNIADGNWELTSSGMWFLIILVISLTINIFVFLIQEYKFKKDPYVDGWDGEINPDVKVEDNLSIIADIKTLKQRIFNKK
- the serS gene encoding serine--tRNA ligase is translated as MLDINFIESNLVKVKEQLNKRSGEYTLILDEAVELNIQRKSILKEVENLKANKNNLSKQVGELMRNKHVEEANKIKNDVASINTKIDTLDEKLKEVQEELTIKLQNIPNIPNDDMPVGNDDNDNIEVRVWGNEFVKNHDTAHWDIADKLKLVDFEAGPKLSGSRFVVYTGLGAKLVRSLANILLDLHTSKGYKEITVPLLVNPQAMYGTGQLPKFKEDAYITTNDQYLIPTGEVPLTNLHAGQILDANQLPIHYTTYSQCFRQEAGSAGRDTKGLIRLHQFNKVELVKLTDQESSEIELQAMVKDAEAVLQLFNLPYRVVELCTGDVGFSSTKTYDLEVWFPEQNKYREISSCSNCTDFQARNMQTRYRDANGEVKLVHTLNGSGVAIDRLIAAILENYWDGEKLIIPTVLKPYFGNQEFIK
- a CDS encoding Hsp33 family molecular chaperone HslO, which translates into the protein MDLQIRAISHKHNAKIAIVDISESMREICNLQQTNPFISIALSKFTVGNTLISLDNKELAKINSNYISNNGAVKKMIAEFQNNKVRAYAQVKDFEIEEYIPRLSNNPVFATVGTQGQLLNSRDMGLKEPYVSTINTDSPNMDHIWMDFLRDSNQVGSLLTSDVKLDDDLKVQKVVGILIQLLPEHTQEDIELLESKLGNTKFICEILMKSTNYYEVIKEIFEDAIILESKEIIFECTCNDKKILDSVKLLGKNDIEELINNEEDVQVICDFCNKKYIVKNEQLKILI